The candidate division WOR-3 bacterium genome has a segment encoding these proteins:
- a CDS encoding class I SAM-dependent methyltransferase: MKNSFTRGTGLIENLLAKLRAKKADSLIPEEKRKGIILDIGCGYFPFFLSMIKFRKKIGIDKITKNRVKDIELIKTDLEKIRYLPFKEEKFDVVTSLAVFEHIERDKLLKIIKEIKRILKKGGILILSTPNFWTDFILKFLSNLKILSYEEIKEHKKLFSKKKLIELLIKGGFERKKIKSGFFEFGLNIWIRAEK, translated from the coding sequence ATGAAAAATAGTTTTACAAGAGGAACTGGTTTAATTGAAAATCTTTTAGCAAAACTAAGAGCAAAAAAAGCAGATTCTCTTATACCTGAAGAAAAAAGAAAAGGTATAATCCTTGACATAGGCTGCGGATATTTTCCTTTTTTTCTTTCCATGATTAAATTCAGAAAAAAAATAGGAATTGATAAAATTACCAAGAATAGAGTAAAGGATATTGAATTAATAAAAACTGACCTTGAAAAAATTAGATACCTCCCTTTTAAAGAGGAAAAATTTGATGTTGTTACTTCTCTTGCTGTTTTTGAACACATTGAAAGGGACAAACTTTTGAAAATAATTAAGGAAATAAAAAGGATATTAAAAAAAGGGGGTATACTTATACTCTCGACTCCAAATTTCTGGACAGACTTCATTTTAAAATTCTTATCAAATTTAAAAATCTTAAGTTATGAAGAGATAAAAGAACATAAAAAGTTATTTTCTAAGAAGAAATTAATCGAACTCCTCATCAAAGGAGGTTTTGAAAGAAAAAAAATTAAGTCAGGATTTTTTGAATTTGGATTAAATATATGGATAAGAGCTGAGAAATAG
- a CDS encoding FkbM family methyltransferase, producing the protein MKYLKPDKIYYDIGAHIGYYSFIFSKLGRKVYSFEPHPLNFYFLKEHIKLNNLKNTYVFNFAIYSENKKVFFELNDDRTEGKIKNYGNFLVDAFTLDYLIYEKKFDEPDFIKIDVEGAEFEVLKGSQKILKFKKPLILISIHSENLKNEILFFLKKIGYKEKIISKDVLFFYYENSIFP; encoded by the coding sequence ATAAAATATTTAAAACCTGACAAAATATATTATGATATAGGAGCTCATATAGGGTATTATTCTTTTATATTTTCAAAATTAGGGAGAAAAGTTTACTCCTTTGAACCTCATCCTCTTAATTTCTATTTTTTAAAAGAACATATAAAATTAAATAATCTTAAAAATACTTATGTTTTTAATTTTGCAATTTATTCAGAAAATAAAAAAGTTTTCTTTGAATTAAATGATGATAGAACCGAAGGAAAAATAAAAAATTATGGTAACTTTTTAGTGGATGCATTCACACTTGACTATCTAATTTATGAAAAAAAATTTGATGAACCTGACTTTATAAAAATTGATGTTGAGGGTGCAGAATTTGAGGTTTTAAAGGGCTCACAGAAAATATTGAAATTTAAAAAACCCCTTATTCTAATAAGTATTCATAGTGAAAATCTAAAAAATGAAATTCTATTTTTCCTAAAAAAAATAGGATACAAAGAAAAAATAATTTCAAAGGATGTTCTATTTTTTTATTATGAAAATTCTATTTTTCCTTAA